In Vitis riparia cultivar Riparia Gloire de Montpellier isolate 1030 chromosome 19, EGFV_Vit.rip_1.0, whole genome shotgun sequence, the following proteins share a genomic window:
- the LOC117908333 gene encoding uncharacterized protein LOC117908333 produces the protein MAKGKPPQHPFQSPMEDHSSPYFLHNGDHPSLSLVSLSLAGSGSNYHSWRRSMVTALNAKNKLGFIDGTISCPAATDLLAGPWSRCNSMVISWLSNSVCKEIAESILYHETALEIWNDLYERFHQGSGPRIFELKQKILAHTQGSADVNTYYTRLKSLWDELQEFKAIPVCNCGGMRVYMEDQQRESVMQFLLGLNESFAQIRAQILLMEPAPPLNKVFSLVVQEERQRSLTTSNSPTFTAPVSSRFQAASRASSPSNASRSRKDRPLCTHCNILGHTVDRCYKIHGYPPGFRNRPNFRPNGSCPNQMLPNSLHTNKLTLTDGSTTSAFPPPLTHDQHNQLLALLSLHSSSGSSTSFGDSNPLQQSISNFTGPFTGEANWDG, from the exons ATGGCTAAAGGCAAACCTCCTCAGCATCCTTTTCAGTCTCCCATGGAAGATCATAGTAGTCCCTATTTTCTTCACAATGGTGATCATCCAAGTCTCTCTCTGGTTTCTCTTTCACTTGCTGGATCTGGTTCAAACTATCATTCTTGGCGCCGATCAATGGTTacagctctaaatgctaagaacaAACTTGGGTTTATCGATGGAACCATCTCATGTCCTGCTGCAACAGATCTCCTTGCTGGTCCTTGGTCTCGCTGCAACAGCATGGTCATATCTTGGCTCTCTAACTCGGTTTGCAAAGAAATTGCAGAGAGCATCCTCTATCATGAAACAGCCCTCGAAATATGGAATGATCTATACGAACGATTTCATCAGGGCAGTGGTCCTCGAATTTTTGAACTCAAGCAAAAAATTCTTGCTCACACTCAAGGATCGGCTGATGTCAATACCTACTATACTCGACTGAAATCCTTGTGGGATGAGCTTCAAGAATTCAAAGCGATACCAGTTTGCAATTGCGGTGGCATGCGTGTTTATATGGAGGATCAACAACGAGAATCTGTGATGCAATTTCTGCTGGGTTTGAACGAATCCTTCGCTCAGATTCGAGCTCAGATCCTGTTGATGGAACCGGCTCCTCCGCTGAACAAAGTTTTCTCCCTGGTTGTTCAAGAAGAACGGCAGCGATCTCTTACCACCTCCAACTCTCCGACATTCACTGCTCCTGTTTCCTCCAGATTTCAAGCGGCATCCAGAGCTTCTTCTCCTAGTAATGCCTCTCGATCAAGAAAGGATCGCCCACTCTGTACCCATTGCAACATCTTGGGTCACACAGTTGATCGGTGCTACAAAATACATGGGTATCCACCTGGATTCAGAAATAGGCCCAACTTCAGGCCCAATGGTTCTTGCCCAAATCAGATGCTACCCAATAGTCTTCACACGAATAAGTTGACTCTCACAGATGGCTCCACCACCTCTGCATTTCCACCGCCTCTCACTCATGACCAGCACAATCAGTTATTGGCTCTCTTAAGTTTGCACAGCTCGAGTGGCTCCTCTACCTCATTCGGTGATAGCAACCCGCTTCAGCAATCCATTTCCAACTTCACTG GACCATTCACAGGGGAAGCTAATTGGGATGGGTAG